CAGGTAGCGCCGGGAGCCGTCGTACACCTCGACGCCGTCGGAGTGGATGCGCGCTAGCAACAGCTCGTTCTTCCGGTTCCCGACCCCGTAGACGGTGTCCGCTCCGGCCCGGTCCTCGCGATCACCCGCGGGCAGCTGGATGCCGCGCGAGGCGAGGAAGTCGCGCACCCCGTCGGCGCGTGGCTTGCCGTCCACGTAGGTGGCGTAGTCGTCCTCGGTGAACGGCTCCAGGCCGCGGGCGGCCAGCAGCGGGTCGAACGTCTGCTTCCATGCGGCGCGGTGCACCGACGCGGTGTCGGTCAGCACGCCGTCCAGGTCGAACAGACAGGTCGTGATCTGCTCCGGCAGTCCCAGCATGGCCTCACCCTTCCCATCGCCCGGTGCGGCCAACCTAGCGGCCAGCGGCTCGGCGCGTGGGGACGCAACGTAGGCTGGGTGTTTGCCGCCGAGAGGGGAACAGCGCCGATGTCAGATGCCGCCGTATTCACCGCGCCGGGGTGCGAGCCGCTCGAACTACCGGTGCACCCGGCAGTCGAGGGCTCGGCGGGCGCCGACATCAGCAAGCTCTTGTCGAGCACCGGCCTGGTGACGTACGACCCCGGGTTCGCGAACACCGCGTCCTGCGCCTCGGAGATCACCTACATCGACGGCGATGCCGGTGTACTGCGCTACCGCGGCTACCCGATCGACCAGCTCGCGAACGGCTCGACGTTCATCGAGACGAGCTACCTGCTGATCTACGGCGAGCTGCCGACCGCCCAGCAGCTCGGCGAGTTCGAGGACAAGATCCGCAGGCACACCCTGCTGCACGAGGACCTCAAGCGCTTCTTCGACGGCTTCCCGCGCGACGCGCACCCGATGCCGGTGCTCTCGTCGGCGGTGTCGGCGCTGTCGACCTTCTACCAGGACTCGCACAACCCGTTCGACGCCGAACAGGTCGAGCTGTCCACCGTGCGCCTGCTGGCCAAGCTGCCGACGATCGCCGCGTACGCGTACAAGAAGTCGGTCGGGCAGCCGTTCCTGTACCCGGACAACTCGCTCGGCCTGGTCGAGAACTTCCTGCGGATGACGTTCGGCCTGCCCGCCGAACCGTACGAGCCCGATCCGGTCATCGTCCGCGCCCTCGACATGCTGTTCGTGCTGCACGCCGATCACGAGCAGAACTGCTCCACCTCGACGGTGCGGCTGGTCGGCTCGTCGCAGGCGAACCTGTTCGCGTCGGTGTCGGCCGGCATCAACGCGTTGTTCGGTCCGCTGCACGGCGGCGCCAACCAGTCGGTGCTCGAGATGCTCGAGTCGATCCGCCACTCCGGCGGCGACGTCGGATCGTTCGTGCAGAAGGTGAAGGCGCGCGAGGCCGGCGTGAAGCTGATGGGCTTCGGCCACCGCGTCTACAAGAACTACGACCCGCGCGCGGCGATCGTGAAGAAGACGGCCGACGAGATCCTCACCGGCCTCGGCAAGCGCGACGACCTGCTCGACATCGCGCTCGAGCTCGAGGGCGTCGCCCTGTCGGACGACTACTTCATCGAGCGCAAGCTGTACCCGAACGTAGACTTCTACACCGGCCTGCTCTACCGGGCGATGGGCTTTCCCACCAAGATGTTCACCGTGCTGTTCGCGATCGGGCGGCTGCCCGGCTGGATCGCGCAGTGGCACGAGATGATCAACGACCCGCAGACCAAGATCGGCCGCCCGCGCCAGCTGTACACCGGGCCCGGCGAGCGCGAGTTCGTCCCGGTGGGCAAGCGCTGAGCAAACCCCTCGCGCGCGCATGCCGGTCGGGTGTGCACTGTTGATTCGAGGCGCGAAGCACGGATGAGGTCGGCACCTGCCAAGTGGCGGCGTGGTCGATCGAGGGAGAGCACAGATGGCGTACTACCAGTCGCGCGGCAGCATCCCGCCGAAGCGGCACACCCAGCACCGCAACCCCGACGGCGGGCTGTACTACGAGGAGCTGATGGGCGAGGAGGGGTTCTCCTCCGACTCCTCATTGCTGTACCACCGGCACATCCCGTCCGCGCTCGTCGACGCGCGGCCCTGGCCCCTGCCGGACCAGTCGACGGTACCGAACGAGCCGCTGTTGCCCCGTCACCTGCGCCTGCACGAGCTTTTCGGCGCCGACGCCGGTGCCGCCGACGTGGTGACCGGGCGGCGGCTGGTGCTGGGCAACGACGACGTCCGGATCTCCTACGTGGTGGCCGGCACCGACTCACCGCTGTACCGCAACGCGATCGGCGACGAGTGCATCTACCTCGAGTCGGGCACGGCGACGGTCGAGACCGTGTTCGGCACGTTGGAGGCGCGCGCGGGCGACTACGTGCTGCTGCCTCGCGCGACAACGCACCGCTGGCTGCCCACCGGTGACGAGCCGGTTCGGGCCTACTGCATCGAGGCCAACTCGCATATCGCACCCGCGCACCGGTACCTGTCCAGATTCGGCCAGCTGCTCGAGCACGCGCCGTTCTGCGAGCGCGACCTGCATGGCCCGGGCGAGCCGCCGCAGCACGACGGCACCGACGTCGAGGTGTACATCAAGCACCGCAGCAGCGGGCCGTCGGGCCTGGCCGGCTCGGTGCACGTGGTGCCGACCCATCCGTTCGACGTCATCGGCTGGGACGGCTGCCTGTACCCGTACACGTTCAACGTCGAGGACTTCATGCCGATCACCGGCAAGGTGCACCAGCCGCCCCCCGCGCACCAGGTCTTCGAGGGCGCCAACTTCGTCATCTGCAACTTCGTGCCGCGCAAGGTCGACTACCACCCGCTGTCGATCCCGGTCCCCTACTACCACTCGAACGTCGACTCGGACGAGGTGATGTTCTACTGCGGCGGCGACTACGAGGCGCGCAAGGGATCCGGCATCGGCCAGGGCTCGGTCAGCCTGCACCCGGGCGGGCACTCGCACGGCCCGCAGCCCGGGGCGTACGAGCGCTCGGTGGGCGTCGAGTTCTTCGACGAGCTCGCCGTCATGGTCGACACGTTCCGCCCGCTGCGCCTGGGCGAGGGCGGCCGGGCCGCCGACGACCGAAGCTACGCCTGGTCGTGGTCCGGCCGCGGACCGGACCGATGAGCCTGCACACGCGAGGCGGGCTGTTCACGGCGCTGTTCGACGATGCCGCGATGTACCCGCCGGCGGACACCAAGATGCCGGCGGCCGTGCGGCAGCACGCCCGGCACCGCCTGTCGTGGTACGCGGACACCGTCGGGCCGTTCGTGTGCCATTCGCGGCGGCTGGCCGAACTTGCCGGTCACGTCGACGCGCTCGGACTCGAGCCGTTGCCCGTGGCGGCCGTGGTGTCCGAGGGGATCAGCGGACTCGCCGACCTGCAGGCGTCCGCCGCGCGGTTCGACGCGCTGCGGTTGACCGCGGTCGAGGTGCCGCTGAAGCACGCGCGACGCGCGGACGCGTTGCGCGCACTCGAGCCGTTGCGCGCGGCCGGCGTGCCCTGCTACCTGGAGATCGCGATCGCCCAGGTCGACGACCGCGCCGTGCACGAGCTCAGCGCTGCCGGGCTGCGGCTCAAGCTGCGTACCGGCGGCACGTCGATCGACGCATTCCGCACCGAGGCCGAGCTGGCGGTGCCGATCGTGAGGTGCGCGGCCGAGCGGCTGCAGTTCAAGTGCACGGCAGGGCTGCACAACGCGGTGCGCCATCGCGACGAGCAGACCTTGTTCGAGCACCACGGTTTCCTGAACGTCGCGCTCGCGGCCCGCACGGCGGCCGCCACGGGCAGTGCCACCGCGACCGCCGCGGAGCTGGCCGAGCGCGACCCGTTCGCCGTTGCGGCTCGGGTGCACGAACTCGGCGAGCGCGATGTCGCCGCGATCCGCGCCATGTTCTGCTCGTTCGGAACCTGCAGCATCGACGAACCGATCGCCGACCTGCAACAGATGGGACTGGTGCACCGGTGAGCACGTGGCTGGACGTTCCCGACGAGCATCCGTACGGCATCGACAACCTGCCGCTCGGCTCGGTGCGCGACGCCGCCGGGCGCCGCTTCGCCGCCGCCCGGATAGGTGACCGGGCGGTGGAGCTGACCCACGCCGGGCAGTACGCGCCGCTGTTCGCCGACGGCTCGCTCGATGCGTTTCTCGCCGCCGGTCCGGTGACCTGGCGCGGCCTGCGCGCCCTGCTCACCGACTGGCTCACCGACGATTCATACCGCCGGAGCGTGCAACCGCTGCTGACGCCGCTGTCCGAACTGACCCCGGTCCTGGCGTTCACGGTCGCCGACTACGTCGACTTCTACGCCTCCGAGGACCACGCGTCGAACGTCGGACGGATCTTCCGGCCGGACGGCGAGCCGCTGACACCCAACTGGAAGCACCTGCCGATCGGCTACCACGGCCGGTCCGGCACGGTCGTGGTGTCCGGAACCGACGTGCGCCGGCCGAGCGGCCAGGCACGCAACCCGGACGGCTCGATCCGGTTCGGCCCCTCGCAACGGCTGGACATCGAGGCCGAGGTGGGCTTCGTCGTCGGCGCCGGTTCCGCGCCCGGGCGGCCGGTGCCCGTCAGCGCCTTCGCCGACCACGTGTTCGGGCTGTGCCTGCTCAACGACTGGTCCGCGCGTGACATCCAGGCCTGGGAGTACGTCCCGCTCGGCCCGTTCCTCGGCAAGTCGTTCGCGACCTCGGTCGGCGCCTGGATCACGCCGCTGGACGCCCTCGCGCAGGCCTGGGTCGCGCCACCGGCGCGCGACCTGGAGCCGCTCGGCTACCTGGACGACTCCGCCGTACCGTCCGGTCTCGACCTGCAGCTCGAGGTGAGCCTGAACGGCACGGTGGTGTCGCGGCCGCCGTTCGCGACGATGTACTGGACGCCGGCCCAGATGTTGGCGCATCTGACGGTCAACGGTGCACATGCCCGCCCCGGGGATCTGTTCGCGTCGGGCACCGTCAGCGGGCCGGAGCGTGATCAGCGTGGTTCGCTGCTCGAACTCACCTGGAACGGCAGTGAGCCGCTCGCGCTCGCCGACGGTACGACACGAGGCTTCCTGCAGGACGGCGACGAGGTAGCCATCACCGCGACCGCGCCGGGACCACACGGCCCGATCGGGATCGCCGAGGTACGCGGTCGGATCGTGGCTAGCTGAGGTCGTTCATGATTACGTTCGCCTGCTGCAGGTACTGCGCGCCCTGATTGATGCCGGTCGCGGTGGCGCCGAAATCGCCGGTCAGGCAGCTCTGCGCGGCAGCCTTGTACGCGGTCATCGCGGCGGCGACGGCCTGGGCCAGCCTCTTGTCCGGGGCGGCCGGCGCGTCGTTCACCTTGATCACGTTCACCCCGAGCAGGCGGCACAGGTTCGGCAGCGCCGCCACGTCGTTGCGGGCGGCCGCCGACTTGATCTGTTCGGTACCGGTCTGGATCGCGGCGAAGTATCCCTGCACGCCGGAGAACCAGGCCTGCGCCCGCTCGAAACCGCCGCTTGGCGAGGCAGTTGCCGACGGGCCGCCGGCGCTGCCGGTAGGCCCCGGTGCGGCCGGCGAACCAGCAGTGGGCGAGCCGCCGGAGGAGGAACAGCCGGCCACCGAGCCTGCGACGAGCGCGGCAGCGGCGAGCGCGATCAGTGGACGCATGTGGGCGGATTCGTTGCAGGCACGAGCCGACGATACCTACGTGCTGTCGGAGACGGTTCACGCACGCTGTCCACCGTACGGATCGGTGCGATTCGGGTGGCACCCGACATTTGCGCATAAGGAAGGGGCGGCGGCACGGGAGGGATGTGCCGCTCGCCCCTTCTCCGACGAGTGTAGGGCATGCCGAGCATGATCGGTGAAGTAGTTTGACTGTTCGTGGCTGCTCCTTATTTCCGCCCCATCTCGGACCAACCGGGCGGCGGCCGGTTTCTCGCCGCGGCGCACACCGCCGGTCCGTGGGATCGCTCCCAGCAGCACGGTGGCCCGCCCAACGCGCTCGCCGTGCGGGCCGCGGAGCGGTGCGCGGCGGCCGAGACCGGCCGCGCCGACCTGCGGGCCTGCCGGATCGCCTCGGAGTTCGTCGGGCCGGTGCCGGTGGGCGAGGTGACCACGGCCGCCCGCGTCGCGCGCGCGGCGCGCAGCGGGGTTCTCGTCGAGGTGACGGTCGGCGGGGGCGGCCGCGACTGCCTGCACTCGCGCATTTGGCTGATCACCGACCGGGACACCGGGTCGGTGGCGCCCCTCGGGGACCCGACCGCAGGGCCGCCGACCGACCGGGAACCGGCGTTCGGGCTGTCGTTCCCGTACTCGGACAGCATCGACTGGCACGAGGAGTCGGGGTCGATCCTGGTGCCGGGACCGGCATCGGTCTGGGCGCGGCCGCGTCCCGAACTCGTCGCCGGTGAGGCGTGGACCGGCCTGCAGCGCGTCGCCTTCATCGGTGACTCCGCCAGCGGCATCTCCGCGGAGCTCGACTGGGCCGAGTGGACGTTCCTGAACGTCGATCTCGACGTGCACCTGGCTCGACCGGTCGAGGGCGACTGGCTGCACATGTCGGCAATCACGGCTCTCGGCCCCAACGGCTCGGGGGTCGCGCGGGCCACCTTGTCCGACGTGTACGGACCGGTCGGATTCACACTGCAGACGTTGGTGCTGGCCCCGCACCGCAGGTGAGCGTCAGGCAGACTGTGCGGGTGAGCGAGCGCGGCAGCGGCGAACCCGAACTCGGCTCCCCCGATGCCGCCGCCCCCGAGGTCGCGGCGTCAGACGGGTTCGTCGCCCTGCCGAAGCAGCGCTACGGCCTGGAACTGCTCGCCGTGCTCGGCGTGTCGTACGGCATGTCCGGCATCTCGGCGCTGCTCAGCTTCCTGCGCGCGCAGATCACGATCAACCGGGGCGTCGGCTTCCGCAACGTGGCGACCGGTCCGATCAACTCGGGCAGGAAGACCGAGTTCCAATGGCTGGACATCCTGGACCAGCTGGCCGGCGTGCTCAGCGGCCTGTTGCCGGCGTTCCTCGCCGTGGTGCTGTTGATGCGCTCGCCGGCCGGTCGCGGGCTCGGCATCGGCCTGGACAAGCTGCGCGGCCGAGAGCTGCTGCAGGGCTGCGGTTTCGCCGCACTCATCGGCATACCCGGCCTCGCCCTCGTGTACGTGGCGCGCGAGCTGGGCCTCAACGCGCAGATCGTGGTCACCGACTTCCCGGACGTCTGGTACCGCATCCCGGTGCTGCTCCTGGACGCGTTCCAGGACGGCGTCGCGGAGGAGATCATCGTCGGCGCGTTCGTGCTGACCCGGCTGCGCCAACTCGGCTGGACGAACCCGCGCGCGCTGGCGGCATCCGCGGTGCTGCGCGGCTCGTACCACCTGTACCAGGGTTACGGCGGCTTCATCGGCAACGCCGTGATGGGCATCATCTTCGGCTGGTGGTTCCAGCGCACCCGCCGCGTCGTCCCGCTCGTCGTCGCGCACTTCGTGATCGACGCGGTCAGCTTCATCGGTTACGTCTACCTGCACGACAAGGTGAGCTGGATCTGATGCACCCTAATCCGACTGACACGAGCTGCGCCGCTTTGGCATCGTCTGCGGGATGAGCGACATCGAACTCGTCAACCCGGTCCCGGTCGAGGAAGCCCGCCCGTGGCTCGCGGCGGTGTCGACGGCGTTGCTCGGTGACCCGTACGACGACGACTTCAGCCGCCGGCTGGCGCGCTGGACCAGCGACTGGATCGCCGAGCGCACCTGGGGCGCGCGCTCGTCCGGACGCTGGGTGGGCACGCTGGCCACCGAGCCGCGCCGGATCACCGTGCCCGGGCCGGACGGCGGCACCGGTGAACTCGCCGTCGACGCGCTCACCGGGGTGACCGTCGGCGTGACGCACCGCAGGCGTGGGCTGCTCACCCGGATGATCACCGAATCGCTCACCGCGGCGAAGGAACGCGGTGACGCCGCGTCGATCCTGATCGCCGCCGAGTGGCCGATCTACGGACGGTTCGGGTACGCGCCGGCGGCAGATGACGCGACGTACACCTACTACTCGCGGCACTCCGGTGCGGCGATCACCCCGAGCGGCACCGGCAGCGTGCGCCAGGTCGACCCGGCCGAACTCGGCGAGCACGCGCACCGCATCTTCGCCGCGGCCCGCGCGCGACGCGTCGGCCAGGTCGACCGCAGCGAGCTGTGGTGGCGCCGATCGCTCGGCCTCGGCGGCTTCGAGCGGATCGGCAAGACGCCGAACTACTACCTGCGCGAGGGGTCCGCCGGCCCGGACGGTGTGCTCGCCTGGCGGACGACGCAGGACTTCGAACTGGACGGCTCGCTCGGCGCTGCCGAAGTCGTGGAACTGGTCGCCGCGAATGACGACGCCTACCGCGACCTGTGGGCGCTGCTGTCCGGCCTGGACGTCATCGGCAAGATCCGGCTGCCCGACCGACCCGTGGACGAGCAGGTGCGCTGGCTGCTGCCGGACGGGCGCGCGCTCAAGCGCACCTACTCCGGCGATCAGACCTGGCTGCGGCTGCTGGACGTGCCCGCCGCACTGTCGGCGCGCCGTTACAGCGTGCCCGGGCAGCTGGTGATCGACGTGGTCGGTGATTCCATGGGCTTCGCCGACGGACGGGTGCTGCTCGAGGCCGACGGCGCCGCGGCGTCCTGCACCCGCACCGAGGCGAGTGCCGACCTGCGCTTGTCGCACCGCGCGCTCGCGGCGAGTTACCTCGGCGGCCGCACCCTGCGTCAGCTCGCCATCGGCGGCGGGGTCGAGGAACTGCGTGCCGGCGCGCTCGTCCGGGCCGACGCGATGTTCGGCACCGGCCTCGCGCCGTGGAACGCGACCGGGTTCTAACCCTCCGGCGGCTCGTCGGCCGGCGCCTGGTCGAGCTCGTGCGTGACCTGGTCCTTGACCGACCCGATCGACGGTGGCTTGGGCAGCGGCGGCACCTTCGGCAGGCCCGACTCGGGCAGCCCGCTGTGTGCCTCGCGGGTGTCCGCGTCGTCGTCCGAACCGTGGATGATCGCCGCCTCCGGCTGGTCGGCCGCGGCCGGCAGGTTGGAGTCGAACCAGTCGCTGGTGTCCAGGCCGGGTGTCGCCGAGGCCTGCACCGAACTGGTGGCGTCCAGCCACGACGGTGCGTCCTCGCCGCTCGCGCCACCCAGCTTGGCCAGGCCCTCGAGTGCCTTGTTGAACTCGCTCGGGATGATCCACATCTTGTTGGCGTCGCCCTGCGCGATCTGCGGCAGGGTCTGCAGGTACTGGTAGGCGAGCAGGGCCGGGTCCGGCTTGGCGTCGTGGATCGCCTTGAACGTCGTCTCGATCGCCTTCGCTTGGCCCTGTGCCGCCAGGTACCGCGCGGCCCGGTCACCCTCGGCGCGCAGGATCCTGGACTGCCGCTCGGCCTCGGCCGCGAGGATGGCCGACGTCTTCTGCCCCTCCGCAGCGAGGATCTGCGCCGCCTTCTGGCCCTCGGCCGTCTTGATGGACGACTCTCGTTGGCCCTCGGCGGTGAGGATGGTGGCGCGCTTGGCCCGGTCGGCGCGCATCTGCTGCTCCATCGCCTCCTGGATGGACGGCGGCGGGTCGATCGACTTGAGCTCGACCCGCGCCACCCGGATGCCCCACGGGCCGGTCGCCTCGTCCAGCACGCCGCGCAGCTGGGTGTTGATCGAGTCGCGGCTGGTCAGCGTCTGCTCCAGGTCGAGCGAGCCGACCACGTTGCGCAGCGTCGTGATCGTCAGCTGCTCGAC
This genomic stretch from Jatrophihabitans cynanchi harbors:
- the fahA gene encoding fumarylacetoacetase is translated as MSTWLDVPDEHPYGIDNLPLGSVRDAAGRRFAAARIGDRAVELTHAGQYAPLFADGSLDAFLAAGPVTWRGLRALLTDWLTDDSYRRSVQPLLTPLSELTPVLAFTVADYVDFYASEDHASNVGRIFRPDGEPLTPNWKHLPIGYHGRSGTVVVSGTDVRRPSGQARNPDGSIRFGPSQRLDIEAEVGFVVGAGSAPGRPVPVSAFADHVFGLCLLNDWSARDIQAWEYVPLGPFLGKSFATSVGAWITPLDALAQAWVAPPARDLEPLGYLDDSAVPSGLDLQLEVSLNGTVVSRPPFATMYWTPAQMLAHLTVNGAHARPGDLFASGTVSGPERDQRGSLLELTWNGSEPLALADGTTRGFLQDGDEVAITATAPGPHGPIGIAEVRGRIVAS
- a CDS encoding GNAT family N-acetyltransferase — protein: MSDIELVNPVPVEEARPWLAAVSTALLGDPYDDDFSRRLARWTSDWIAERTWGARSSGRWVGTLATEPRRITVPGPDGGTGELAVDALTGVTVGVTHRRRGLLTRMITESLTAAKERGDAASILIAAEWPIYGRFGYAPAADDATYTYYSRHSGAAITPSGTGSVRQVDPAELGEHAHRIFAAARARRVGQVDRSELWWRRSLGLGGFERIGKTPNYYLREGSAGPDGVLAWRTTQDFELDGSLGAAEVVELVAANDDAYRDLWALLSGLDVIGKIRLPDRPVDEQVRWLLPDGRALKRTYSGDQTWLRLLDVPAALSARRYSVPGQLVIDVVGDSMGFADGRVLLEADGAAASCTRTEASADLRLSHRALAASYLGGRTLRQLAIGGGVEELRAGALVRADAMFGTGLAPWNATGF
- a CDS encoding citrate synthase; translated protein: MSDAAVFTAPGCEPLELPVHPAVEGSAGADISKLLSSTGLVTYDPGFANTASCASEITYIDGDAGVLRYRGYPIDQLANGSTFIETSYLLIYGELPTAQQLGEFEDKIRRHTLLHEDLKRFFDGFPRDAHPMPVLSSAVSALSTFYQDSHNPFDAEQVELSTVRLLAKLPTIAAYAYKKSVGQPFLYPDNSLGLVENFLRMTFGLPAEPYEPDPVIVRALDMLFVLHADHEQNCSTSTVRLVGSSQANLFASVSAGINALFGPLHGGANQSVLEMLESIRHSGGDVGSFVQKVKAREAGVKLMGFGHRVYKNYDPRAAIVKKTADEILTGLGKRDDLLDIALELEGVALSDDYFIERKLYPNVDFYTGLLYRAMGFPTKMFTVLFAIGRLPGWIAQWHEMINDPQTKIGRPRQLYTGPGEREFVPVGKR
- a CDS encoding homogentisate 1,2-dioxygenase, whose amino-acid sequence is MAYYQSRGSIPPKRHTQHRNPDGGLYYEELMGEEGFSSDSSLLYHRHIPSALVDARPWPLPDQSTVPNEPLLPRHLRLHELFGADAGAADVVTGRRLVLGNDDVRISYVVAGTDSPLYRNAIGDECIYLESGTATVETVFGTLEARAGDYVLLPRATTHRWLPTGDEPVRAYCIEANSHIAPAHRYLSRFGQLLEHAPFCERDLHGPGEPPQHDGTDVEVYIKHRSSGPSGLAGSVHVVPTHPFDVIGWDGCLYPYTFNVEDFMPITGKVHQPPPAHQVFEGANFVICNFVPRKVDYHPLSIPVPYYHSNVDSDEVMFYCGGDYEARKGSGIGQGSVSLHPGGHSHGPQPGAYERSVGVEFFDELAVMVDTFRPLRLGEGGRAADDRSYAWSWSGRGPDR
- a CDS encoding acyl-CoA thioesterase domain-containing protein — translated: MAAPYFRPISDQPGGGRFLAAAHTAGPWDRSQQHGGPPNALAVRAAERCAAAETGRADLRACRIASEFVGPVPVGEVTTAARVARAARSGVLVEVTVGGGGRDCLHSRIWLITDRDTGSVAPLGDPTAGPPTDREPAFGLSFPYSDSIDWHEESGSILVPGPASVWARPRPELVAGEAWTGLQRVAFIGDSASGISAELDWAEWTFLNVDLDVHLARPVEGDWLHMSAITALGPNGSGVARATLSDVYGPVGFTLQTLVLAPHRR
- a CDS encoding SPFH domain-containing protein — translated: MDAGVIAAIIVIAVVLLVLARSVRIVPQARAAVIERLGRYTRTATPGLTLLVPFVDRMRPLIDLREQVVSFPPQPVITSDNLTVAIDSVIYFQVTDPRAATYEIQNYIQAVEQLTITTLRNVVGSLDLEQTLTSRDSINTQLRGVLDEATGPWGIRVARVELKSIDPPPSIQEAMEQQMRADRAKRATILTAEGQRESSIKTAEGQKAAQILAAEGQKTSAILAAEAERQSRILRAEGDRAARYLAAQGQAKAIETTFKAIHDAKPDPALLAYQYLQTLPQIAQGDANKMWIIPSEFNKALEGLAKLGGASGEDAPSWLDATSSVQASATPGLDTSDWFDSNLPAAADQPEAAIIHGSDDDADTREAHSGLPESGLPKVPPLPKPPSIGSVKDQVTHELDQAPADEPPEG
- a CDS encoding CPBP family intramembrane glutamic endopeptidase, translating into MSERGSGEPELGSPDAAAPEVAASDGFVALPKQRYGLELLAVLGVSYGMSGISALLSFLRAQITINRGVGFRNVATGPINSGRKTEFQWLDILDQLAGVLSGLLPAFLAVVLLMRSPAGRGLGIGLDKLRGRELLQGCGFAALIGIPGLALVYVARELGLNAQIVVTDFPDVWYRIPVLLLDAFQDGVAEEIIVGAFVLTRLRQLGWTNPRALAASAVLRGSYHLYQGYGGFIGNAVMGIIFGWWFQRTRRVVPLVVAHFVIDAVSFIGYVYLHDKVSWI